Proteins encoded within one genomic window of Lysinibacillus louembei:
- a CDS encoding CGNR zinc finger domain-containing protein has product MSKINTNAVTFIGERLCLNFTNTASWHNREQPIEQLVNYETLIYWSRQMEIITATQGKHLLEQAEISPIEAEKTLAHAIELREAMFRLFKAIATNQQVKPSDLAILNNYVNQAYSLVEIVPKDSGYAFTFQKGQQKMDCMLWPIVQSAVDLLLSEDLSRVKLCEGEPCGILFCDVSRNKSRRWCSMEDCGNRAKAQRHYNKKKIQKT; this is encoded by the coding sequence ATGTCTAAAATAAATACCAATGCTGTCACTTTTATTGGTGAACGCTTATGTTTAAATTTTACCAACACCGCTAGCTGGCATAATAGAGAGCAGCCAATTGAACAGCTCGTCAATTACGAAACGCTTATTTATTGGAGCAGGCAGATGGAAATTATCACAGCTACTCAAGGAAAGCATTTACTTGAGCAGGCTGAAATTTCACCAATTGAGGCTGAAAAAACGCTTGCACATGCGATAGAACTGCGAGAAGCGATGTTCCGCTTATTCAAAGCAATAGCTACGAATCAGCAGGTCAAGCCTTCAGATTTAGCTATTTTAAATAACTATGTCAATCAGGCATACAGCTTAGTTGAAATTGTCCCAAAGGATAGCGGATATGCTTTCACATTTCAAAAGGGGCAGCAGAAAATGGATTGTATGCTGTGGCCCATTGTCCAGTCAGCGGTTGACCTTTTACTTTCAGAGGATCTAAGCAGAGTGAAGCTATGTGAAGGAGAGCCCTGTGGTATATTATTTTGCGATGTTAGCCGAAATAAAAGTAGACGTTGGTGCTCAATGGAGGATTGTGGCAACAGAGCAAAGGCTCAACGTCATTACAACAAGAAAAAAATCCAGAAAACATAG
- a CDS encoding ABC-F family ATP-binding cassette domain-containing protein: protein MIQVSGVGLRYGDRKLFEDVNIKFTPGNCYGLIGANGAGKSTFLKILAGDIEAQEGHVSMGKDERLSVLKQNHFEYDEHTVLDTVIMGNKRLYEVMKEKDAIYAKEEFSDEDGMRAAELEGEFAEMNGWVAESDAATLLNGLGIGDDLHYSKMADLEGSDKVKVLLAQALFGEPDVLLLDEPTNHLDLKAIQWLEEFLINFEHTVIVVSHDRHFLNKVCTHIADLDFGKIQLYVGNYDFWYESSQLAQKMLSDQNSKKEEKIKELKEFIARFSANASKSKQATSRKKMLDKIELDDIRPSSRKYPFINFQIGRDIGNDVLTVDGLSASLDGEVLFKDLRFSMNKDDKIAFLGSPNAKTALFDILTENAEPDSGTFKWGVTTSQSYFENDHDKYFTGDEKTLVDWLRQYSPDDETESFLRGFLGRMLFSGEEVKKSPAVLSGGEKVRCMLSKMMLANSNVVILDEPTNHLDLESIQALNEGLIRFKGAMLFTSHDHQFIQTIANRIIEIREDGSILDKQLTYDEFLEWKESQGLK, encoded by the coding sequence ATGATTCAAGTAAGTGGCGTTGGTTTACGTTATGGTGATCGTAAACTATTTGAAGACGTAAATATTAAATTCACACCAGGTAACTGTTACGGCTTAATCGGTGCAAACGGTGCTGGGAAATCAACATTTTTAAAAATTTTAGCAGGTGATATCGAAGCGCAGGAAGGCCATGTATCAATGGGCAAGGACGAGCGTTTATCGGTATTAAAGCAAAATCACTTTGAGTACGATGAGCATACAGTGTTAGACACTGTTATTATGGGAAACAAGCGCCTTTATGAAGTAATGAAGGAAAAAGACGCAATTTATGCAAAAGAAGAATTTTCTGATGAAGACGGCATGCGCGCAGCAGAGCTTGAAGGCGAATTCGCTGAAATGAACGGCTGGGTAGCAGAGTCAGATGCCGCTACATTATTAAACGGCTTAGGCATTGGCGATGATCTGCACTATTCAAAAATGGCAGACTTAGAAGGCTCTGATAAAGTTAAAGTATTGCTTGCACAAGCATTATTTGGTGAGCCAGATGTTCTATTACTAGATGAGCCTACCAACCACCTTGACTTAAAGGCAATTCAATGGCTAGAAGAGTTTTTAATCAACTTTGAACATACAGTAATCGTTGTATCGCATGACCGTCACTTCTTAAATAAAGTGTGTACGCATATCGCAGACCTTGATTTCGGTAAAATCCAATTATACGTAGGAAACTACGATTTCTGGTATGAGTCAAGCCAATTAGCACAAAAAATGCTATCTGACCAAAATTCGAAAAAAGAAGAAAAAATTAAAGAATTAAAAGAATTCATTGCACGCTTCTCTGCCAACGCATCTAAATCGAAGCAAGCGACTTCTCGTAAAAAAATGTTAGACAAAATTGAGTTAGACGATATTCGCCCATCTAGCCGTAAATATCCGTTTATCAACTTCCAAATCGGACGTGATATCGGAAATGATGTATTAACAGTTGATGGTTTATCTGCTTCATTAGATGGAGAAGTATTATTCAAAGACCTGCGCTTCTCAATGAACAAAGATGATAAAATTGCCTTTTTAGGTAGCCCAAATGCGAAAACAGCATTATTCGATATTTTAACGGAAAATGCGGAGCCAGATAGCGGCACCTTCAAATGGGGTGTGACAACATCACAAAGCTATTTTGAAAACGACCATGATAAATACTTCACTGGTGATGAAAAAACATTGGTTGATTGGTTACGCCAATATTCACCAGATGACGAAACAGAAAGCTTCCTACGTGGCTTCTTAGGTCGTATGCTATTCTCTGGTGAGGAAGTGAAAAAATCCCCTGCTGTGTTATCAGGGGGAGAAAAGGTTCGCTGTATGCTATCAAAAATGATGCTAGCGAATTCTAACGTAGTTATTTTAGATGAGCCAACAAACCATTTAGACCTTGAATCCATTCAAGCGCTAAACGAAGGCTTAATTCGCTTTAAAGGTGCGATGCTGTTCACATCACATGACCACCAATTCATTCAAACAATCGCTAACCGCATCATCGAAATTCGCGAAGACGGGTCGATTTTAGATAAGCAATTAACATATGATGAATTCCTTGAGTGGAAGGAATCACAAGGGTTGAAGTAA
- a CDS encoding cold-shock protein yields the protein MKQGTVKWFNSEKGFGFIEVEGENDVFVHFSAIQGEGFKTLDEGQKVEFEVVDGNRGPQAANVTKL from the coding sequence ATGAAACAAGGTACAGTAAAATGGTTTAACTCAGAAAAAGGCTTCGGATTCATCGAGGTAGAAGGCGAAAACGACGTATTCGTACACTTCTCTGCAATCCAAGGCGAAGGTTTCAAAACTCTTGACGAAGGTCAAAAAGTGGAATTCGAAGTTGTAGATGGCAACCGCGGACCACAAGCTGCTAACGTAACTAAACTTTAA
- a CDS encoding cold-shock protein, with the protein MTQGTVKWFNAEKGFGFIEVEGGQDVFAHFSAIQGEGFKSLEEGQKVEFTVEEGQRGPQAANIVKL; encoded by the coding sequence ATGACACAAGGTACAGTAAAATGGTTTAACGCAGAAAAAGGTTTCGGATTCATCGAAGTAGAAGGCGGTCAAGACGTATTCGCTCACTTCTCAGCTATCCAAGGTGAAGGTTTCAAATCACTTGAAGAAGGCCAAAAAGTTGAATTCACAGTAGAAGAAGGCCAACGCGGACCTCAAGCTGCTAACATCGTAAAACTATAA
- a CDS encoding MFS transporter — MMIGQLTYHTTVGFLAAYTYEILQSTAPVYGLLEITLSISGVLAGLLGAKYMKQFKQFSPIILIVGLMLCLLLLALAPNIVFVVIGCAGIGYSTTWLRTTFQAIQQLATAHQYHGRAASIRMFFNQGSVVCLTPLFGILAERYSIHLVFFILASIGAVGLFLCTMRQIREQFN; from the coding sequence ATGATGATTGGTCAATTAACTTATCATACAACAGTCGGGTTTTTAGCAGCTTATACGTATGAGATTTTACAGTCTACAGCACCGGTTTATGGATTGCTTGAAATAACATTATCCATCAGTGGCGTGTTAGCAGGGCTGCTCGGCGCAAAATATATGAAACAGTTTAAGCAATTTTCTCCAATCATTCTTATTGTAGGGTTAATGCTTTGTCTGCTTTTATTGGCATTGGCGCCAAACATTGTTTTTGTCGTAATTGGCTGTGCTGGGATTGGCTATAGTACAACGTGGCTACGGACAACCTTCCAAGCAATTCAGCAACTAGCTACCGCCCACCAATATCACGGTAGAGCGGCGAGCATTCGCATGTTTTTTAATCAAGGTAGTGTTGTTTGCTTAACACCGCTTTTCGGTATACTCGCTGAGCGTTATTCCATTCATTTAGTCTTTTTCATATTAGCAAGTATCGGCGCTGTTGGCTTGTTTCTTTGTACGATGCGGCAAATACGTGAGCAATTTAATTAA
- a CDS encoding class I SAM-dependent methyltransferase, producing the protein MTKLITTMDDAMTMLDDMLREPTTFWNDFYTNREKEVPFFVNAPDENLVQYVEQGILHKGKVLELGCGAGRNALYLAKQGFDVHAVDLSNVALQWAKERATEAQAHIQFEQANLFELPLKENYYDFIYDAGCLHHIAPHRRVQYVEIVQKALKKGGYFAVNCFAEHGAYGGSAMSDWEVYQQRSLQGGLGYTQEKLQVIFNDFQAIEIRPMKAIQQPSTIFGLDGFIVGVFRK; encoded by the coding sequence ATGACAAAGCTTATAACAACAATGGACGATGCAATGACAATGCTTGATGACATGCTGCGAGAGCCAACTACATTTTGGAATGACTTTTATACAAATCGAGAAAAGGAAGTACCGTTTTTCGTCAATGCACCAGATGAAAATTTAGTGCAATATGTGGAGCAAGGCATATTGCACAAGGGAAAAGTATTAGAGCTAGGCTGTGGAGCTGGAAGAAATGCTCTTTACTTAGCAAAGCAAGGCTTTGATGTGCACGCGGTGGATTTATCCAATGTTGCCTTGCAATGGGCAAAGGAGCGAGCTACAGAGGCACAAGCGCACATTCAATTCGAGCAAGCGAATTTGTTTGAGCTGCCACTTAAAGAAAATTACTATGATTTTATTTATGATGCAGGCTGTCTACACCATATTGCCCCACATCGCCGTGTGCAATATGTTGAGATTGTGCAAAAAGCGTTGAAAAAGGGTGGTTATTTTGCGGTTAATTGCTTTGCTGAACATGGTGCATATGGCGGCTCGGCAATGTCAGATTGGGAAGTTTATCAGCAAAGGAGCTTGCAAGGTGGACTCGGCTATACGCAGGAAAAGCTGCAAGTAATTTTTAATGATTTTCAAGCAATTGAAATTCGCCCAATGAAAGCCATCCAACAGCCAAGCACGATATTTGGTTTGGACGGGTTCATTGTAGGGGTTTTTAGAAAGTAA
- a CDS encoding AAA family ATPase — protein MIIMINGAFGVGKTTIATRLQNEIDNSMLYDPEEVGYLLRNVVPLDIKKMESPTGDFQDLALWKELTVEMAQHLMKNYQRHLIVPMTIRKFDYFQFIYDGFKQIDEATYHFCLSASKETIYERLRLRGEEEGNWCFQQTDKCLKAYHTYDFSEYIDTENMMVETIVHTIKEKLVL, from the coding sequence ATGATTATTATGATTAATGGCGCATTTGGTGTAGGAAAAACAACCATTGCCACAAGGCTACAAAATGAAATTGACAACAGCATGCTTTATGACCCGGAGGAAGTTGGCTATTTGCTGCGCAATGTGGTGCCTCTCGATATTAAGAAAATGGAATCCCCTACCGGTGATTTTCAAGATTTAGCATTATGGAAAGAGCTAACGGTTGAGATGGCACAGCATTTGATGAAAAATTATCAGCGTCATCTTATTGTGCCGATGACCATTCGCAAATTTGACTATTTTCAATTTATTTATGACGGCTTCAAACAAATTGATGAAGCTACCTACCATTTTTGCTTATCCGCAAGTAAAGAGACGATTTACGAAAGGCTTAGACTGCGTGGTGAGGAGGAGGGCAACTGGTGTTTCCAGCAAACGGACAAATGCTTGAAGGCCTATCATACATATGATTTCAGTGAATATATCGATACTGAAAATATGATGGTAGAGACCATTGTACATACGATTAAAGAAAAATTGGTCTTGTAG
- a CDS encoding histidine phosphatase family protein encodes MYPSWRFVSLDTGKRLGKLQGHTDVALNDIGILQANACANFFNGAAYGLIVTSPLERAKQTASIIAAKNKLPIVEMAHFLERSYGDAEGLTVEERTIQFPNRQYRNQEAREALIERVMQGIHQIQQQHPVKKVIVVTHGAVINSILAALSNNRIGSGKTKLANASLTIIRFVKRAWHIESFNHIAHLQPTYN; translated from the coding sequence GTGTATCCATCATGGAGATTTGTTTCGTTAGACACGGGGAAACGGCTTGGAAAACTACAGGGGCATACAGATGTTGCATTAAATGATATTGGAATCCTCCAAGCCAATGCCTGTGCGAATTTTTTCAATGGCGCAGCGTATGGGCTGATTGTAACAAGCCCTTTAGAACGAGCTAAACAAACTGCCTCGATTATTGCAGCAAAAAATAAATTGCCAATAGTTGAAATGGCTCATTTCCTTGAAAGAAGCTACGGAGATGCAGAAGGATTAACAGTAGAGGAACGCACAATTCAGTTTCCCAATCGCCAATATAGAAACCAAGAGGCAAGAGAGGCGTTAATCGAACGTGTCATGCAAGGGATTCATCAAATTCAGCAGCAGCATCCTGTTAAGAAAGTAATTGTTGTTACACATGGAGCTGTGATTAATAGTATTTTAGCCGCACTGTCCAACAATCGAATTGGCTCAGGAAAAACAAAATTAGCCAATGCTAGTTTAACAATTATCCGATTCGTTAAGAGGGCATGGCATATTGAAAGCTTCAATCACATTGCTCACTTACAGCCTACTTACAACTAA
- a CDS encoding sigma-70 family RNA polymerase sigma factor, whose protein sequence is MDREEKDDILEKIMIDYGNELVRLAFSYVKDAELAKDIVQNTFIKCYQSLESFRFDAQIKTWLYRITINESKDYLKSWHYKMVQVKSFINETAKAILPSIEKTVIAKYEQEEMKDMIFSLPKMYREVVYLYYYESLNTEEIANVLDISVNTVKTRLRRAKKKLALIIKEVEPNGR, encoded by the coding sequence TTGGACAGAGAAGAAAAGGATGACATATTGGAAAAAATCATGATTGACTACGGCAATGAACTCGTACGCTTAGCCTTTTCTTATGTAAAAGATGCAGAGCTCGCGAAGGATATTGTTCAAAATACCTTTATTAAATGCTACCAAAGCCTTGAATCATTTCGATTTGATGCACAAATCAAAACATGGCTCTATCGTATAACGATTAATGAAAGCAAGGATTATTTGAAAAGCTGGCATTACAAAATGGTGCAAGTCAAAAGCTTTATCAATGAAACAGCAAAGGCAATTTTACCATCAATAGAAAAAACGGTTATCGCTAAATATGAGCAGGAGGAAATGAAGGACATGATTTTTTCTCTGCCAAAGATGTATCGAGAAGTTGTCTATTTATACTACTATGAATCGTTAAATACAGAGGAAATTGCTAACGTGTTGGATATTTCCGTTAATACGGTGAAAACAAGATTAAGAAGGGCAAAGAAGAAATTAGCGCTCATTATAAAGGAGGTAGAGCCAAATGGAAGGTAA
- a CDS encoding Rrf2 family transcriptional regulator: protein MSISSRFSVGIHILALIEINKSGISTSEFLAGSVNTNPAVIRKIMGMLKTAGLVNVRPGVAGAELAKELSEITLFDVYKAVNVVQEKELFTVHDSPNPECLVGRNIQNTIEPLFASAQLAMEKVLKSLTLEDVVKDIATKENI from the coding sequence ATGTCAATTAGTAGTCGATTTTCTGTAGGTATTCATATATTAGCTCTTATTGAAATAAATAAAAGTGGGATAAGTACGTCAGAGTTTTTAGCTGGAAGTGTCAATACAAACCCTGCTGTCATCAGAAAAATTATGGGGATGCTTAAAACTGCGGGCTTAGTAAATGTTCGACCTGGTGTTGCAGGAGCTGAGCTCGCAAAAGAATTATCTGAAATTACATTGTTTGATGTTTATAAGGCTGTAAATGTTGTACAGGAGAAAGAATTATTTACTGTACATGATAGTCCAAATCCTGAATGCCTCGTCGGTAGGAACATCCAAAATACTATTGAACCATTATTCGCATCAGCTCAATTGGCGATGGAAAAGGTTTTAAAAAGTCTTACTTTAGAGGATGTTGTAAAGGATATTGCCACGAAAGAAAATATCTAA
- a CDS encoding DUF6241 domain-containing protein, which produces MEGKRLKDDLFTTSKAALQFTKEDRQKVFEQIHHPNKKKKWLATVVPLTASLCVIALCFVLLLPLIIQEGQQTSDKDVVTTLITLKGEDDRIHINLLLAYSQRAKTLHVLSLPRDMYVPIFGEGGAVTQDKLTFAYTDGAESVRRTVAELFDLAIDYYAVMNLSTFSAWLATAEDMDYSIPEDIRVRAISQAAFEFDRGIHQLNGEEVVALMMAATEGQQLGREHLLKLLNVILYKMQHTQWQAFTKRLETNAPLDAFLETEIKAIKPFSIIDGQKSVMQDGKYFAVFEPEFLKHIAQQFMTFDDRLVSTVDTSFGWETSLFSDKLDAWKSGDEPFVDNLVEEVMQQMAHQKVIAESKEGSIMMTVKRIDTLLQMVEQNKAHYVHHEAYLNILTRWQQGDFSMVDADHNVLMDLQGSKAPEGLATGIASKEQEVHYIFQVFAQEVDEVLGSQ; this is translated from the coding sequence ATGGAAGGTAAACGCTTAAAGGATGATTTGTTCACGACATCTAAAGCAGCATTGCAATTTACAAAGGAAGATCGCCAAAAAGTATTTGAACAAATTCATCACCCAAACAAGAAAAAGAAATGGCTTGCTACAGTAGTGCCGTTGACAGCCTCATTGTGCGTTATCGCCCTATGCTTTGTATTGCTGCTACCACTGATAATACAAGAAGGACAGCAGACTAGCGACAAGGATGTTGTCACAACGCTCATTACGCTAAAGGGGGAGGATGATCGAATACATATTAATCTGTTACTCGCCTATAGTCAAAGAGCCAAGACATTGCATGTGCTCTCGCTTCCACGTGATATGTATGTGCCGATATTTGGCGAAGGGGGAGCTGTTACACAGGATAAGCTGACATTTGCTTATACAGATGGGGCTGAAAGTGTGAGAAGAACAGTTGCTGAACTATTTGATTTAGCAATTGATTACTATGCAGTAATGAATTTATCCACTTTTTCAGCGTGGCTGGCTACAGCTGAGGATATGGATTACAGTATACCAGAGGATATTCGAGTAAGAGCGATATCACAAGCTGCATTTGAATTTGACAGAGGAATTCATCAATTAAATGGGGAGGAAGTTGTTGCATTAATGATGGCGGCTACAGAAGGGCAACAACTAGGCAGAGAGCATTTGCTAAAGCTCCTGAATGTTATTCTTTATAAAATGCAGCATACGCAATGGCAAGCATTTACAAAAAGACTAGAAACAAACGCTCCACTAGATGCTTTCCTAGAAACAGAAATTAAGGCAATCAAGCCATTTTCTATTATAGATGGGCAAAAATCAGTGATGCAGGACGGCAAGTATTTTGCCGTATTTGAGCCAGAATTTTTGAAGCACATTGCACAGCAATTCATGACCTTTGATGATCGCCTTGTTTCAACGGTCGATACGAGCTTCGGCTGGGAAACTTCTTTATTTTCTGACAAGCTGGATGCTTGGAAAAGTGGAGATGAGCCGTTTGTTGACAATTTAGTCGAAGAGGTGATGCAGCAAATGGCGCATCAAAAAGTGATTGCGGAAAGCAAAGAAGGCTCTATTATGATGACAGTTAAGCGAATTGACACTTTACTGCAAATGGTTGAACAAAACAAAGCGCATTATGTGCATCATGAAGCATATTTAAATATATTAACACGTTGGCAGCAAGGGGATTTTTCAATGGTAGATGCGGACCATAATGTGCTGATGGATTTACAAGGCTCTAAAGCACCTGAGGGCTTAGCAACAGGCATTGCATCAAAGGAGCAGGAAGTTCATTATATATTCCAAGTGTTTGCACAGGAAGTAGATGAGGTTTTAGGTAGCCAATAG
- a CDS encoding DUF1033 family protein produces the protein MSILYKIIYMKADYEPWWQFEGWEETIQETYFYETEEALESAFQQMLQQFRAQYEKEAKKQEAYFAFWTENECEYCEACDEDAQIYHGLIKVKPE, from the coding sequence GTGTCTATTCTGTACAAAATTATTTATATGAAGGCTGATTATGAGCCATGGTGGCAATTTGAAGGCTGGGAAGAAACCATTCAGGAGACATACTTTTACGAGACAGAAGAGGCACTAGAGAGTGCTTTTCAACAAATGCTGCAGCAGTTTCGTGCGCAATATGAAAAAGAAGCCAAAAAGCAAGAGGCATATTTTGCCTTTTGGACAGAAAATGAATGCGAATATTGTGAGGCATGCGATGAGGATGCGCAAATTTATCACGGATTAATCAAGGTAAAGCCAGAATAA
- a CDS encoding SRPBCC family protein — protein MLATISQQPNATIAQFTRSFPSSVQQVWAVLTENHYLQQWMRNLEIVDARKNGKMHFHMLDDTDAFIEMKITDYEEFKTFAFDWGKDHVRFELQPGETGTMLTLTESIWQLTAHNAKDLAGWHICLQLFAGVLRGEREQEFPTEDWKEFYEAYTKLLNV, from the coding sequence ATGCTAGCAACTATTTCACAGCAACCAAATGCGACCATCGCTCAATTCACACGTTCATTTCCCAGCAGTGTGCAGCAAGTATGGGCGGTGCTAACGGAAAATCATTATTTACAGCAGTGGATGCGTAATTTAGAAATCGTAGACGCACGTAAAAATGGTAAAATGCATTTTCATATGTTAGATGACACAGACGCTTTTATTGAAATGAAAATTACTGATTATGAGGAATTTAAGACATTCGCCTTCGATTGGGGCAAAGACCATGTGCGCTTCGAGCTACAGCCTGGCGAAACTGGAACGATGCTAACTTTAACAGAAAGCATTTGGCAGTTAACTGCACATAACGCAAAGGATTTAGCTGGCTGGCATATATGCTTGCAGCTATTCGCAGGGGTTTTGCGAGGAGAGCGTGAACAGGAATTTCCGACAGAGGATTGGAAAGAGTTTTACGAAGCATATACGAAGTTACTAAATGTCTAG
- a CDS encoding SgrR family transcriptional regulator produces MKKWEEEGWICYYAGKGRGHLSTIHWQKDVEHQLLILLKQAFEQKDFNMLAAIQMTYFTEGFQQKVATLLTEQLLLNTHSMDPMLTIPIYSKSLNLHPHHYIDTESGWVLSHIYSRLVTQQQDKFQGDIVHYWEQVGDCFIFYVRPFIYWHNGEKVKVEEIIQSITATFELEKYSYFYRKVIHIKKRTSTTFEVIYNGKEEELLTLFSQLDFSLQHPFVKNIGTGAYKMLQNMKGVVQLTVNAQYHLPHALIANIQFVTIPSTLKRKLEWSIQQQYQRHVELGGLVSAYLNPHSRKWQRQEARLFILGILKQFAQQIEQVDPLKISYAHENLPSLQHATIEKLRIGYIVNQSKFVEALQAFLAQQRIEAEVLKLEFDDTTMHHLFEQVDVLMIGEYPVAAFILEQNKEHPLSMYVDNTWHTPLYTAFREIYYPSNFRRSDEIIYGYPNLTKCWVSESMLSEKPFNKQNHPVPK; encoded by the coding sequence TTGAAAAAATGGGAGGAGGAGGGCTGGATTTGTTACTATGCAGGAAAAGGGAGAGGGCATCTATCAACAATTCACTGGCAAAAGGATGTAGAACACCAGCTTCTGATTTTATTGAAGCAAGCATTTGAGCAAAAAGATTTCAACATGTTGGCAGCTATTCAGATGACCTACTTCACAGAGGGATTTCAGCAAAAAGTAGCGACACTATTAACAGAGCAGCTACTACTAAATACGCACTCAATGGACCCGATGCTGACAATACCTATTTATAGCAAAAGCCTCAATCTTCATCCACATCACTATATAGATACGGAAAGCGGCTGGGTGCTATCACATATTTATAGTCGTCTTGTAACGCAGCAGCAAGATAAATTTCAAGGAGATATAGTTCATTATTGGGAGCAAGTTGGAGATTGTTTTATTTTTTATGTTCGTCCCTTTATTTATTGGCACAATGGTGAGAAAGTGAAGGTAGAGGAGATTATTCAATCGATTACAGCAACATTTGAGCTGGAGAAATACAGCTATTTTTATCGCAAAGTCATACATATTAAAAAGCGAACAAGCACAACTTTTGAAGTTATTTATAATGGCAAGGAAGAGGAGCTGCTCACACTTTTTTCTCAATTGGACTTTAGCTTACAGCATCCTTTTGTAAAAAACATTGGAACAGGTGCCTATAAAATGCTTCAGAATATGAAAGGCGTAGTGCAATTAACGGTGAATGCACAATACCATCTTCCACATGCGCTAATTGCCAATATTCAATTTGTAACGATTCCCTCAACATTAAAAAGAAAACTAGAATGGTCAATACAGCAGCAATATCAACGCCATGTAGAGCTAGGTGGTCTTGTCTCTGCATACTTAAATCCCCATTCTCGAAAGTGGCAAAGACAAGAAGCACGTCTTTTTATTCTCGGTATATTAAAGCAATTCGCACAACAAATTGAACAAGTAGATCCATTAAAAATTTCATATGCACATGAAAATTTGCCTAGCTTACAACACGCAACTATAGAGAAATTACGGATTGGCTATATTGTCAATCAATCCAAGTTTGTGGAAGCTTTACAAGCATTTTTGGCGCAACAAAGGATAGAAGCGGAGGTACTCAAGCTGGAATTCGATGACACTACCATGCATCATTTATTTGAGCAAGTAGATGTCTTAATGATAGGAGAATATCCTGTGGCAGCCTTTATTTTAGAGCAGAACAAAGAGCACCCGTTATCAATGTACGTAGATAATACATGGCACACGCCCTTGTATACAGCTTTTCGCGAAATATATTATCCTAGCAATTTTAGAAGAAGCGACGAAATCATTTATGGCTATCCAAACTTAACGAAATGCTGGGTCAGTGAAAGCATGCTTAGTGAGAAACCCTTTAATAAGCAAAATCACCCTGTTCCAAAATAA
- a CDS encoding NAD(P)-dependent oxidoreductase: MKIAIIGASGKAGRLILKEAVSRGHEVTAIVRDASKIDDKNVVVMEKTIFDLTSDDVKEFEVVVNAFGAPLGEEQAHVDAGHALIEALKGTDTRAIIVGGAGSLYVDENKTLMVMETPDFPDIFTPTAKGQGRNLQELQETATITWTFISPSAMFDAEGKRTGAYQSGKDHLLVNSKGESYISYSDYAIAVMDEIENPQHINERFTVVGEAQ; this comes from the coding sequence ATGAAAATTGCAATCATTGGCGCAAGCGGTAAAGCTGGACGTCTTATTTTGAAAGAGGCTGTTAGTCGTGGACATGAAGTAACGGCTATTGTAAGAGATGCTTCAAAAATTGATGATAAAAATGTTGTGGTAATGGAAAAAACTATTTTTGATTTGACATCTGATGATGTGAAAGAATTTGAAGTAGTTGTGAATGCATTCGGTGCGCCCCTTGGTGAGGAGCAGGCGCATGTTGATGCAGGGCATGCTCTAATTGAGGCACTAAAAGGAACTGATACAAGAGCGATTATTGTAGGTGGGGCAGGAAGCCTTTACGTAGATGAAAACAAAACGCTTATGGTCATGGAAACACCTGACTTTCCAGATATATTTACCCCGACTGCGAAAGGGCAAGGACGCAATTTACAAGAGTTGCAGGAAACGGCTACTATTACATGGACATTTATTAGCCCATCTGCCATGTTTGATGCAGAGGGAAAACGAACTGGTGCATACCAATCTGGAAAAGACCACCTTTTGGTTAATTCGAAAGGCGAGAGCTACATTAGCTATTCAGACTATGCGATTGCGGTAATGGATGAAATTGAAAATCCTCAGCATATCAATGAGCGTTTTACAGTTGTTGGCGAAGCACAGTAA